One region of Eleutherodactylus coqui strain aEleCoq1 chromosome 5, aEleCoq1.hap1, whole genome shotgun sequence genomic DNA includes:
- the LOC136629030 gene encoding gastrula zinc finger protein XlCGF26.1-like isoform X2, giving the protein MEEWEYLEGHKDLYKEAMMETRQPLPSPDDGTGSSEGCIIAADCKAEDCDITQEAYEEAAVIPKIPSALHSKDQKDQSSAPLIQCVPAQTDKQKKSHRRGKYQRAHTVKKPYSCSECGKCFTAKSNLVIHMRSHTGDKPFSCSECEKCFTQKANFVTHQRIHTGEKPFSCSECGKCVTSKSDLVKHERIHTGQKPFSCLECGKCVTSKSELVRHQRIHTGEKPFPCSECGKCVTNKSDLVKHERIHTGQKPFSCSECGKSFTRKSELVIHKRIHTGEKPFSCSECGKSFTRKATLVTHQRLHTGEKPFSCSECGKSFTRKATLVTHQRLHTGEKPFSCSECGKCFTLKPSLVAHQRIHTEANLFTCTECEKCFTMKSLLVRHQRIHTGEK; this is encoded by the coding sequence ATGACGGTACTGGGAGTTCAGAGGGATGTATAATAgctgcagattgtaaagcagaagattgtgATATCACACAAGAAGCATATGAAGAAGCTGCCGTTATCCCAAAGatcccctcagcccttcacagcaaagatcagaAAGATCAGTCATCTGCTCCTCTTATACAGTGTGTTCCAGCACAGACtgataagcagaagaaaagtcacagaaggggaaaataTCAACGAGCTCACACAGtgaagaagccatattcatgttcagaatgtgggaaatgtttcacagcaaaatcaaatcttgttatacATATGAGGAGTCACACGGGGGAcaaaccattttcttgttcagaatgtgagaaatgcttTACTCAGAAAGCTAattttgttacacatcagagaattcacacaggggagaagccattttcttgttcagaatgtgggaaatgtgtgacaagtaaatcagatcttgttaaacatgagagaattcacacagggcagaagccattttcttgtttagaatgtgggaaatgtgtgACAAGTAAATCAgaacttgttagacatcagagaattcacacaggggagaagccatttccttgttcagaatgtgggaaatgtgtgacaaataaatcagatcttgttaaacatgagagaattcacacagggcagaagccattttcttgttcagaatgtgggaaatcttttacaaGAAAATCAGAACTTGTtatacataagagaattcacacaggggagaagccattttcttgttcagaatgtgggaaatcttttacaaGGAAAGCAACTCTTGTCACACATCAGAgacttcacacaggggagaagccattttcttgttctgaatgtgggaaatcttttacaaGGAAAGCAACTCTTGTCACACATCAGAgacttcacacaggggagaagccattttcttgttctgaatgtgggaaatgttttacattgaAACCATctcttgttgcacatcagagaattcacacagaagcGAACCTTTTTACTTGTactgaatgtgagaaatgttttacaatgaaatcacttcttgttagacatcagagaattcacacgggagagaagtGA